A genome region from Solanum pennellii chromosome 12, SPENNV200 includes the following:
- the LOC107007095 gene encoding F-box only protein 6 isoform X1, with amino-acid sequence MEVLAMLRQLIGQVKQLLELQSSSPSSSSLLADPPNISFHLQTPPLVHLPRCYFLNLDENSAEDSCYNIIMTAGKSENLKMLEPGKPPPKKKARKERNQGKVTGTSCSIENLDQQIWKEFPEDLFEAVVARLPVATFFRFRLVCRKWNSMLTSQSFSEQCAQVPQPQPWFYTITHENVNTGAMYDPTLKKWHHPTIPALPTKLIVLPVASAGGLVCFLDIGHRSFYVCNPLTRSFKELPARSVKVWSRVAVGMTLCGKSAGEGYNILWVGCDGEFEVYDSRNNSWARPGTMTSNIKLPLALNFKSQTVSIGSKLYFMRSDPDGIVSYDMVSGVWKQFIIPAPLHLSDHTLAECGGRIMLVGLLSKNAATCVCIWELQKMTLLWKEVDRMPNIWCLEFYGKHVRMTCLGNKGLLMLSLRSRQMNRLVTYDFSSREWMKVPGCVLPRGKKRQWIACGTAFHPCLTAVA; translated from the exons TAAACAACTCTTAGAACTTCAATCTTCATCTCCATCTTCATCATCGCTTCTTGCTGATCCTCCTAACATCTCTTTTCATCTTCAAACGCCACCACTTGTACACCTACCAAG ATGTTATTTTCTGAATCTTGATGAAAATTCTGCCGAAGACAGTTGCTACAATATCATCATGACTGCTGGAAAATCTGAAAATCTCAAGATGTTGGAACCAGGAAAGCCTCCACCAAAAAAGAAAGCCCGGAAGGAGAGAAATCAGGGAAAAGTGACTGGAACTTCATGCTCCATCGAGAATTTGGATCAGCAAATTTGGAAAGAATTTCCTGAAGACCTATTTGAAGCTGTTGTTGCAAGACTACCAGTTGCCACTTTTTTCCGCTTCAGATTAGTTTGCCGAAAATGGAACTCAATGCTGACGTCCCAAAGTTTTTCTGAACAGTGTGCCCAAGTTCCTCAACCACAACCATGGTTCTACACCATTACTCATGAAAACGTGAATACTGGAGCCATGTATGACCCAACATTGAAGAAATGGCATCATCCTACTATACCTGCACTGCCAACCAAGTTGATAGTCTTGCCAGTTGCTTCTGCAGGAGGTCTTGTCTGTTTCCTTGATATTGGACATAGGAGCTTCTACGTATGCAACCCTCTTACTAGGTCTTTCAAAGAGCTACCAGCCAGATCAGTTAAAGTGTGGTCCCGTGTGGCAGTaggtatgacattgtgtgggaAATCAGCCGGTGAGGGATACAATATCCTTTGGGTTGGTTGCGATGGAGAGTTTGAAGTTTACGACTCCAGAAATAACTCTTGGGCTCGTCCAGGAACCATGACGTCGAATATTAAGCTCCCTCTGGCACTCAACTTCAAGTCGCAGACAGTGTCCATCGGTAGTAAACTTTACTTCATGCGCTCGGACCCTGATGGGATCGTGTCCTATGACATGGTTTCTGGGGTTTGGAAACAGTTCATTATCCCTGCCCCGCTACATTTGAGTGATCATACACTAGCAGAATGTGGGGGGCGCATAATGCTTGTGGGTCTGCTGTCAAAGAATGCAGCCACTTGCGTGTGCATATGGGAGCTGCAAAAGATGACTCTTTTGTGGAAGGAGGTTGACAGAATGCCAAACATATGGTGCTTGGAGTTTTATGGAAAGCACGTTCGAATGACTTGCTTGGGTAACAAAGGTTTGCTCATGCTATCGCTAAGATCAAGACAAATGAACCGTCTAGTTACATATGATTTCTCAAGCAGAGAATGGATGAAGGTCCCTGGTTGCGTTTTGCCACGTGGGAAAAAGAGGCAATGGATCGCATGTGGGACTGCTTTTCATCCCTGTCTAACAGCTGTGGCTTGA
- the LOC107007095 gene encoding F-box only protein 6 isoform X2, whose product MTAGKSENLKMLEPGKPPPKKKARKERNQGKVTGTSCSIENLDQQIWKEFPEDLFEAVVARLPVATFFRFRLVCRKWNSMLTSQSFSEQCAQVPQPQPWFYTITHENVNTGAMYDPTLKKWHHPTIPALPTKLIVLPVASAGGLVCFLDIGHRSFYVCNPLTRSFKELPARSVKVWSRVAVGMTLCGKSAGEGYNILWVGCDGEFEVYDSRNNSWARPGTMTSNIKLPLALNFKSQTVSIGSKLYFMRSDPDGIVSYDMVSGVWKQFIIPAPLHLSDHTLAECGGRIMLVGLLSKNAATCVCIWELQKMTLLWKEVDRMPNIWCLEFYGKHVRMTCLGNKGLLMLSLRSRQMNRLVTYDFSSREWMKVPGCVLPRGKKRQWIACGTAFHPCLTAVA is encoded by the coding sequence ATGACTGCTGGAAAATCTGAAAATCTCAAGATGTTGGAACCAGGAAAGCCTCCACCAAAAAAGAAAGCCCGGAAGGAGAGAAATCAGGGAAAAGTGACTGGAACTTCATGCTCCATCGAGAATTTGGATCAGCAAATTTGGAAAGAATTTCCTGAAGACCTATTTGAAGCTGTTGTTGCAAGACTACCAGTTGCCACTTTTTTCCGCTTCAGATTAGTTTGCCGAAAATGGAACTCAATGCTGACGTCCCAAAGTTTTTCTGAACAGTGTGCCCAAGTTCCTCAACCACAACCATGGTTCTACACCATTACTCATGAAAACGTGAATACTGGAGCCATGTATGACCCAACATTGAAGAAATGGCATCATCCTACTATACCTGCACTGCCAACCAAGTTGATAGTCTTGCCAGTTGCTTCTGCAGGAGGTCTTGTCTGTTTCCTTGATATTGGACATAGGAGCTTCTACGTATGCAACCCTCTTACTAGGTCTTTCAAAGAGCTACCAGCCAGATCAGTTAAAGTGTGGTCCCGTGTGGCAGTaggtatgacattgtgtgggaAATCAGCCGGTGAGGGATACAATATCCTTTGGGTTGGTTGCGATGGAGAGTTTGAAGTTTACGACTCCAGAAATAACTCTTGGGCTCGTCCAGGAACCATGACGTCGAATATTAAGCTCCCTCTGGCACTCAACTTCAAGTCGCAGACAGTGTCCATCGGTAGTAAACTTTACTTCATGCGCTCGGACCCTGATGGGATCGTGTCCTATGACATGGTTTCTGGGGTTTGGAAACAGTTCATTATCCCTGCCCCGCTACATTTGAGTGATCATACACTAGCAGAATGTGGGGGGCGCATAATGCTTGTGGGTCTGCTGTCAAAGAATGCAGCCACTTGCGTGTGCATATGGGAGCTGCAAAAGATGACTCTTTTGTGGAAGGAGGTTGACAGAATGCCAAACATATGGTGCTTGGAGTTTTATGGAAAGCACGTTCGAATGACTTGCTTGGGTAACAAAGGTTTGCTCATGCTATCGCTAAGATCAAGACAAATGAACCGTCTAGTTACATATGATTTCTCAAGCAGAGAATGGATGAAGGTCCCTGGTTGCGTTTTGCCACGTGGGAAAAAGAGGCAATGGATCGCATGTGGGACTGCTTTTCATCCCTGTCTAACAGCTGTGGCTTGA
- the LOC107007096 gene encoding stress-associated endoplasmic reticulum protein 2-like produces MTTSRRLADRKVERFEKNITKRGAVPETTAKKGSQYPVGPILLGFFVFVVIGSSLFQIIRTATSGGMA; encoded by the exons atg ACTACATCAAGGCGTCTTGCTGATAGGAAGGTGGAgaggtttgagaaaaatattaccAAGCGAGGAGCTGTTCCTGAAACTACTGCAAAGAAGGGAAGCCAGTATCCAGTTGGCCCTATCTTGCTTGGATTCTTCGTCTTTGTTGTCATTGGCTCAT CTTTGTTCCAGATAATAAGGACAGCAACCAGCGGGGGTATGGCTTAA